Proteins from a genomic interval of Alphaproteobacteria bacterium:
- a CDS encoding autotransporter domain-containing protein → MSNTKHLADLLKVCSILPALAIMPAMADVERIVTESGSELTWTDKTVSDFSTNPKEEATWEAGLIKVSKGSKLTIEGGSYSNIKSAHDVYGVGGVIGQSSNFDIPAEVYVKDYNGNRAQFKDNAAYAAGGAMWLGRIAEIKNADFIANSVYGTVIGDNSDSSTSIDGGGALFFGSSSVAEIINSGFEANSSTSDGGAISMRAPSMGDNSQAKLDIFGSEFKGNIADMNGGAIYSTFYDSKTERNAVYVEKTDFEGNSAVNGGAIYNDGVPDKKDNKASMKIVGGEFEENTATNEGGAIFNKGNMTVVGAKFDGNIVAEGYGGAIKNNGVLVVENSNFEDNLAYVSGAFATSGKTGQTTITGGKFSNNHATADGGALGLYLDATVTGVDFENNTAGKTVTLDGKVYEAASNANGGGALYAGQKVKATLTGVRFLNNESGVSGGAVSARHNTSKDGSYLKFETAEFVGNKAAKYGGAMESIYDGEVYFSNAKFYTNSTGKLGGAIYNGVDRNYYADDDASTESTNHGVFYLSGNNEFVNNTAGELGGAIYNDAGGTINFAGTNVFRGNVANGLANDIHNMGTLNITDGTTSFDGGVTGTGTFTLASDAILELGTATIKQGTIDLYGTVVASMLNDSARGGSYGRFIGDVTVGDDAMFELNVGAAGTYNIWNGKIVDAEQVTVGDIYEIAGIDANGVKIVTKSVADIAETVGISTQAAGAVAGLANANSGKAHQVSLALQDALDAGDVEYIERETKKLNPTEKPVAQAAASSVQNQVLSLTSGRMAGGISVGRAGGDERSQENGFWIQGLFNKSKFADDFHGYTRGVALGADTLIDNKWTIGGGLAFNNSDVHADGGAHTDISSKTLFLYGQYKPNNWFVNATATYSMSEYTENKTVAGVGLGATYDVDAYGAQIMTGYDFTPGITTEAGLRYLHVAQDDYIDGRDAQIMATDTDFLTGIAGLKYAFAIENDWAIQLRPELRAAMTYDFISDDAATTVVMPGVEAYAVNGERLSRMGGEFGIGLTALYKGMEVSLMYDLDLHKDYTSQTGMIKFRGRF, encoded by the coding sequence ATGTCCAATACAAAACATTTGGCGGATTTGTTGAAAGTCTGCAGTATTTTGCCAGCCTTGGCAATTATGCCCGCAATGGCGGATGTTGAGCGTATAGTCACAGAATCGGGTTCAGAACTTACGTGGACCGATAAAACAGTCAGTGATTTTTCAACCAATCCAAAGGAAGAAGCAACATGGGAAGCCGGATTGATTAAGGTGTCTAAGGGCTCGAAACTGACTATAGAGGGTGGTTCGTATTCAAATATCAAATCTGCACATGATGTTTATGGGGTCGGTGGTGTTATTGGACAATCAAGTAATTTTGATATCCCGGCAGAAGTATATGTAAAAGATTATAATGGCAATCGTGCACAGTTTAAAGATAATGCGGCATATGCTGCTGGTGGTGCAATGTGGCTGGGGCGTATTGCTGAAATTAAAAATGCAGATTTTATAGCCAACAGTGTCTACGGGACTGTGATTGGTGATAATTCAGATTCGAGTACATCGATTGATGGTGGTGGTGCATTATTCTTTGGATCGAGTTCTGTAGCAGAAATTATAAATTCGGGTTTTGAGGCTAATTCTTCTACATCCGATGGTGGTGCGATTTCTATGCGTGCGCCATCAATGGGTGATAATAGCCAGGCGAAGTTAGATATTTTTGGTTCTGAATTCAAAGGAAATATTGCGGATATGAACGGTGGTGCGATTTATTCCACGTTCTATGACAGTAAGACGGAACGCAATGCGGTTTATGTGGAAAAGACTGACTTTGAAGGTAATAGTGCTGTAAATGGTGGTGCGATTTATAACGATGGTGTGCCAGATAAAAAAGATAATAAAGCCAGTATGAAAATTGTTGGTGGTGAATTTGAAGAAAATACAGCCACGAACGAAGGTGGTGCAATCTTTAATAAAGGTAACATGACAGTTGTTGGCGCAAAATTTGACGGCAATATAGTTGCAGAGGGCTATGGTGGTGCAATTAAAAACAATGGCGTATTGGTTGTAGAAAACTCAAATTTTGAAGATAATTTGGCGTACGTCAGCGGTGCGTTTGCAACATCTGGTAAAACGGGGCAGACCACAATAACAGGTGGTAAATTTAGCAACAATCATGCGACTGCAGATGGTGGTGCGTTGGGGCTGTATTTAGATGCGACAGTGACAGGGGTTGATTTTGAAAATAATACCGCAGGCAAGACAGTTACCTTGGATGGAAAGGTTTATGAGGCTGCATCCAATGCAAACGGTGGTGGTGCGTTATATGCAGGACAGAAGGTAAAAGCAACACTGACGGGTGTTCGATTCTTGAATAATGAATCTGGTGTTAGTGGTGGTGCTGTGTCTGCACGTCATAATACATCCAAGGATGGCAGCTATCTAAAATTTGAAACGGCCGAATTTGTGGGTAACAAGGCTGCAAAGTACGGTGGTGCAATGGAAAGCATTTATGATGGAGAGGTTTATTTTTCGAATGCTAAGTTCTATACAAACAGCACTGGAAAATTAGGTGGCGCGATTTATAATGGTGTAGATAGAAACTATTATGCGGACGATGACGCAAGTACAGAGTCTACAAATCATGGTGTGTTCTATCTGTCTGGAAATAACGAGTTTGTAAATAACACGGCCGGCGAATTGGGTGGTGCAATTTATAATGATGCGGGTGGTACAATCAATTTTGCAGGTACAAACGTGTTCCGTGGTAATGTGGCCAATGGGTTGGCAAATGATATCCATAACATGGGCACATTAAATATCACAGATGGTACAACATCGTTTGATGGTGGTGTGACCGGAACGGGTACATTTACATTGGCGTCTGATGCAATATTGGAATTAGGAACGGCAACAATCAAACAGGGGACAATTGACCTGTATGGAACGGTTGTCGCATCAATGTTGAATGATTCGGCACGTGGTGGATCGTATGGTCGCTTTATTGGTGATGTAACGGTTGGTGACGACGCGATGTTCGAACTGAATGTTGGGGCGGCGGGTACATACAACATTTGGAATGGTAAAATCGTAGATGCAGAACAAGTTACCGTTGGCGATATCTATGAAATCGCGGGTATTGATGCAAATGGTGTCAAGATTGTGACCAAATCTGTTGCCGATATTGCAGAAACGGTTGGTATTTCAACCCAGGCGGCGGGCGCGGTTGCGGGTCTGGCCAATGCAAACAGTGGCAAGGCACACCAGGTTTCCTTGGCGTTGCAGGATGCGCTGGATGCGGGTGATGTTGAATATATTGAACGTGAAACCAAAAAGTTGAATCCGACCGAAAAACCAGTTGCCCAGGCGGCGGCCAGTTCGGTTCAGAATCAGGTTCTGTCATTAACATCGGGCCGTATGGCGGGCGGTATTTCCGTTGGCCGTGCCGGTGGTGATGAAAGAAGCCAGGAAAATGGTTTCTGGATTCAGGGATTGTTTAACAAGTCTAAGTTCGCAGATGATTTCCACGGATATACACGTGGGGTTGCGTTGGGTGCGGATACGCTGATTGACAATAAATGGACAATCGGTGGTGGTTTGGCATTCAATAATTCGGATGTTCATGCCGATGGTGGTGCGCATACAGATATCAGCAGCAAAACACTGTTCCTGTATGGCCAGTATAAACCAAACAATTGGTTCGTGAATGCAACCGCGACATACAGTATGTCTGAATACACGGAAAACAAGACCGTTGCGGGTGTTGGTTTGGGGGCAACATATGATGTTGATGCATATGGTGCGCAAATCATGACCGGTTACGATTTCACACCGGGTATCACGACCGAGGCAGGTTTGCGATATCTGCATGTTGCCCAGGATGACTATATCGATGGTCGTGACGCCCAGATTATGGCGACGGATACAGATTTCCTGACGGGGATTGCGGGACTGAAATATGCATTTGCAATCGAAAACGATTGGGCAATCCAGTTGCGCCCAGAACTGCGTGCGGCAATGACGTATGATTTCATCAGCGATGACGCTGCCACAACAGTTGTTATGCCTGGGGTCGAAGCCTATGCCGTTAACGGTGAACGTCTGAGCCGCATGGGTGGCGAATTCGGTATCGGGTTGACCGCATTGTACAAGGGAATGGAAGTATCCCTGATGTATGATCTGGATTTACACAAAGATTATACGTCACAGACAGGGATGATTAAATTCCGTGGACGCTTCTAA
- a CDS encoding AAA family ATPase yields the protein MNPDDLQESPQQAIEKYTTDFTKLAADGKLDPVIGRDEEIRRSIQVLSRRTKNNPVLIGNPGVGKTAIVEGLANRIISGDVPENLLNKQLLSLDMGALMAGASFRGQFEGRLKAILKAIKDADGKIILFIDELHTLVGAGKGEGSMDAANLLKPMLARGELHCLGATTLDEYRQYIEKDPALARRFQPVYVDEPTVDDTISILRGLKEKYEGHHGVRIADAALVSAVKLSNRYITDRFLPDKAIDLIDEAAARVRIEVASKPDRLDEVDRHLMQLKIEQQALKKEKDEESKKRLKELENIIAGVESESKTLTAQWQSEQQKMRALSDAMAALDSAKAEVATAMRNGDYEKASALQYGKIPELEEQISKMNENAREYKTVLPEHIAAVVSKWTGVPADRLNAEEQSKLLNIEDELRKRVVGQDHALGVIARAIRRSRAGLSDPRRPMGSFMFLGPTGVGKTEVAKSLAEYLFNDDTAMTRIDMSEYMEPHSVSRLIGSPPGYVGYEQGGVLTESVRRRPYQVLLFDEIEKANPDVFNVFLQILDDGRLTDGQGHVVNFTNTIIIMTSNLPDMDAVKHNFRPEFINRIDEIVFFNPLGKDVMAGIVKIQLRGLEKRLAERHIELNITDKAIKWLGDNGYDAVFGARPLKRLITSALEDKIADLILTGSLGEGSTVYIDVKGKDLTVG from the coding sequence ATGAACCCAGATGATTTACAAGAATCACCACAACAGGCGATTGAAAAATACACGACCGACTTTACAAAACTGGCGGCCGACGGCAAACTGGACCCAGTCATTGGCCGCGACGAAGAAATTCGCCGTTCAATCCAGGTGTTAAGCCGTCGCACCAAAAACAACCCCGTATTAATTGGTAATCCAGGTGTTGGGAAAACCGCCATTGTCGAAGGGCTGGCGAATCGCATCATATCGGGCGATGTACCTGAAAATCTGCTGAACAAACAGTTGCTGTCCCTGGATATGGGCGCACTAATGGCGGGTGCATCATTTCGCGGTCAATTCGAAGGACGCTTGAAAGCAATCCTGAAAGCAATCAAGGACGCCGACGGCAAAATCATCCTGTTTATCGATGAATTACACACCCTGGTTGGCGCCGGCAAAGGCGAAGGTTCTATGGATGCCGCCAACCTGTTAAAGCCAATGTTGGCACGCGGCGAATTACACTGCCTGGGGGCAACGACATTGGACGAATACCGTCAATATATTGAAAAAGACCCCGCCCTGGCACGCCGTTTTCAGCCCGTCTATGTGGACGAACCAACCGTTGATGACACGATTTCAATCCTGCGCGGATTAAAGGAAAAATACGAAGGCCACCACGGCGTTCGAATCGCCGACGCTGCATTGGTGTCTGCGGTCAAATTATCGAATCGATATATTACCGACCGATTCCTGCCGGACAAGGCAATTGACCTGATTGACGAAGCGGCCGCCCGCGTCCGAATCGAGGTTGCATCCAAACCCGACCGCCTGGACGAAGTTGACCGCCATTTAATGCAGTTAAAAATCGAACAACAGGCACTAAAAAAAGAAAAAGACGAAGAATCTAAAAAACGCCTAAAAGAATTGGAAAACATCATAGCCGGCGTCGAGTCTGAATCAAAAACATTAACTGCCCAATGGCAATCCGAACAGCAAAAAATGCGCGCCCTGTCCGACGCGATGGCCGCCCTGGATTCTGCCAAGGCCGAAGTTGCCACCGCAATGCGAAATGGCGACTATGAAAAGGCATCTGCCCTGCAATACGGCAAAATCCCCGAACTGGAAGAGCAAATCAGCAAAATGAACGAAAACGCACGCGAATATAAAACCGTTCTTCCGGAACACATTGCTGCGGTTGTCAGCAAATGGACCGGCGTTCCCGCCGACCGTTTAAATGCCGAAGAACAGTCGAAATTATTAAATATCGAAGATGAACTGCGTAAACGCGTCGTCGGCCAAGATCACGCCCTGGGGGTAATTGCCCGCGCCATCCGTCGCAGCCGCGCAGGGTTATCCGACCCACGTCGCCCAATGGGCAGTTTCATGTTCCTGGGGCCCACCGGCGTCGGCAAGACCGAGGTCGCAAAATCCCTGGCGGAATATCTGTTCAACGACGACACAGCCATGACCCGAATTGATATGAGTGAATACATGGAACCACACTCGGTTTCCCGCCTGATTGGCAGTCCCCCGGGATATGTCGGCTATGAACAGGGTGGCGTTTTAACCGAAAGTGTTCGTCGTCGCCCGTACCAGGTTTTACTGTTCGATGAAATTGAAAAGGCCAACCCAGATGTATTCAATGTATTCTTACAAATTCTGGATGACGGCCGCCTGACCGACGGCCAGGGTCACGTGGTGAACTTTACCAACACCATTATAATAATGACCAGCAACCTGCCCGATATGGACGCGGTAAAGCACAATTTCCGTCCAGAATTCATCAATCGAATCGATGAAATTGTTTTCTTTAACCCATTGGGCAAAGACGTAATGGCGGGCATTGTGAAAATTCAATTACGCGGTCTGGAAAAACGCCTGGCCGAACGGCACATTGAATTGAACATAACCGACAAAGCAATCAAATGGTTGGGCGACAATGGATATGACGCCGTATTCGGCGCGCGCCCATTAAAGCGTCTGATTACATCTGCCCTCGAAGACAAAATCGCCGATTTGATATTGACCGGCAGCCTTGGCGAAGGCAGCACCGTATACATCGATGTCAAGGGCAAAGACCTGACCGTTGGATAA
- a CDS encoding DUF4301 family protein gives MYEFTPDDIQQIQSHGLNIDVVHRQLADFVTGFPYADIVRPAVIGDGVREMLGDEFERFYDENRDNYKIVKFVPASGAATRMFKDLFEFLSSGVMNKTTQNVLDNLEKFAFWDDLKRVLPENPTNRDAIECLVTERGLNYGAMPKALLQFHKYADANRTALAEHLVEGAQYAVSNGNVDILFTVSPEHMAGFDVVLARILPEYESKFGVKYNISMSVQKAATDTIAVNLDNTPFRNDDGSLLFRPAGHGALIENLNDIDGDLVFIKNIDNVCPDDARYDTIAHKKRLAGLAMQIQKRIFEYLRAMDAGVADADEIVAFINENLGIVVDNGADLRAVLNRPLRVCGIIKNTGEPGGGPFWVRGTDGMCSLQISEPGQIAPENISVLKNGEFFSPTDLVCMPRDYQGKKFDLTQYVDPTAGFISEKSKNGRPLRAMERPGLWNGAMAKWNTVFVETPLNTFTPVKVISDLMGVGHRVNE, from the coding sequence ATGTATGAATTTACCCCAGATGATATTCAGCAAATTCAAAGCCATGGACTAAATATAGATGTTGTGCATCGGCAATTGGCGGATTTTGTGACGGGATTTCCATATGCCGATATTGTGCGTCCGGCCGTTATTGGTGATGGGGTGCGTGAAATGTTGGGGGATGAATTTGAACGGTTTTATGATGAAAATCGTGATAATTATAAGATTGTAAAGTTTGTGCCGGCATCGGGGGCTGCAACCCGTATGTTCAAGGACCTGTTTGAATTTTTGTCATCGGGCGTGATGAATAAAACAACGCAAAATGTTCTGGATAATTTGGAAAAATTTGCGTTCTGGGATGATTTAAAGCGTGTATTGCCAGAAAATCCAACGAATCGTGATGCTATAGAATGCTTGGTAACAGAACGCGGGTTGAATTATGGCGCAATGCCCAAGGCATTATTACAGTTTCATAAATATGCGGATGCGAATCGCACTGCGTTGGCAGAACACCTGGTCGAAGGGGCGCAATATGCCGTATCAAATGGCAATGTAGATATTCTCTTTACCGTGTCGCCGGAACATATGGCGGGATTTGATGTGGTACTGGCCCGTATTTTGCCAGAATACGAATCGAAATTTGGGGTAAAGTATAATATTTCTATGTCTGTACAAAAGGCCGCGACCGATACAATTGCGGTTAATCTGGATAATACACCGTTCAGAAATGATGATGGGTCGTTGCTGTTCCGGCCGGCGGGGCATGGGGCGTTGATTGAAAACCTGAATGATATTGATGGGGATTTAGTTTTTATCAAGAACATTGATAATGTATGTCCAGATGATGCGCGCTATGACACAATTGCACATAAAAAGCGTCTGGCGGGATTGGCCATGCAAATTCAGAAACGCATTTTCGAATATCTGCGTGCGATGGATGCGGGTGTGGCGGATGCGGATGAAATTGTTGCGTTTATAAATGAAAACCTGGGGATTGTGGTTGATAATGGTGCAGATTTACGCGCCGTGTTAAATCGTCCGCTGCGTGTATGCGGTATTATCAAAAACACGGGCGAACCGGGTGGTGGGCCGTTCTGGGTGCGGGGGACGGATGGTATGTGCAGTCTGCAGATTTCTGAACCGGGACAGATTGCGCCGGAAAATATTAGTGTTTTGAAGAATGGTGAATTTTTCAGCCCGACTGATTTGGTTTGTATGCCACGTGATTACCAGGGAAAAAAATTTGATTTAACGCAATATGTTGATCCAACCGCTGGGTTTATATCAGAAAAGTCCAAGAATGGGCGGCCGTTGCGTGCAATGGAACGTCCCGGATTGTGGAATGGTGCGATGGCAAAATGGAATACTGTTTTTGTAGAAACGCCACTGAATACATTTACCCCGGTCAAGGTGATTTCAGACCTGATGGGGGTGGGGCACAGGGTAAATGAATAA
- a CDS encoding 50S ribosomal protein L28, which translates to MPRVCKVTGKKTEVGMNVSHSHRRTKRTFLPNLQVLKFHSDILGRDFSLRISTAGLRTLTKHGGLDAYVMAKPVSRLTEEMAAIKKAIEKKNGKPAVPAKKPVHKANRSARLVKKVEAKKAA; encoded by the coding sequence ATGCCACGTGTATGTAAAGTTACAGGTAAGAAAACAGAAGTTGGGATGAATGTTTCCCACTCGCATCGTCGTACAAAACGTACTTTCTTGCCGAATTTGCAAGTTTTAAAGTTCCACAGTGATATTCTGGGACGTGATTTTTCATTGCGTATTTCGACCGCTGGTCTGCGTACATTGACCAAGCATGGTGGTTTGGATGCGTATGTAATGGCGAAACCTGTATCACGTTTGACCGAAGAAATGGCCGCAATTAAAAAAGCCATTGAAAAGAAAAATGGAAAACCAGCAGTACCTGCGAAAAAGCCAGTTCACAAGGCAAACCGCAGCGCACGCCTGGTAAAAAAGGTTGAAGCAAAGAAAGCCGCATAG
- the recO gene encoding DNA repair protein RecO, with product MFFVIMRIDMKLESNGILIGLRPFNERDAIARVFTRDFGVLVGMMRGANVAKKNRPLLGQVGAVSWNARLDSQLGTFHWDAEKNLGAAIMMNPGALMRLNAAFEILTTLLPERESYMDLYDETLNMIENLGVGAKNTYLIWEINLLRDLGYALDLSKCSGCGVVENLNFLSPRTGRAVCDKCAAPYINRLYKLPVNLDTTLRFLENICVQQGVDVPAVRRMIKNI from the coding sequence ATGTTTTTTGTTATAATGCGAATTGATATGAAATTGGAATCAAATGGTATCTTAATCGGATTGCGACCATTTAATGAACGTGATGCAATTGCACGGGTGTTCACACGTGATTTTGGTGTGTTGGTCGGTATGATGCGTGGGGCAAACGTTGCGAAAAAAAATCGACCGTTGTTGGGCCAGGTTGGGGCGGTGTCATGGAATGCGCGTCTGGATTCACAGTTGGGGACGTTTCATTGGGATGCAGAAAAAAATCTGGGGGCAGCCATTATGATGAATCCGGGTGCGTTGATGCGCTTGAATGCTGCGTTTGAAATATTGACAACTTTGTTGCCAGAACGCGAATCGTACATGGATTTGTACGATGAAACCCTGAATATGATTGAAAATTTGGGTGTGGGGGCCAAGAATACATATTTAATCTGGGAAATTAATTTGTTGCGCGATTTGGGATATGCACTGGATTTATCAAAGTGTTCGGGGTGTGGTGTGGTGGAAAATTTAAACTTTTTATCACCACGGACGGGACGTGCAGTGTGTGATAAATGCGCCGCACCGTATATAAATAGACTGTATAAATTGCCGGTAAACCTGGATACAACGTTGCGATTTTTGGAAAATATTTGCGTGCAACAGGGGGTGGATGTGCCGGCTGTGCGTCGAATGATAAAAAACATTTAA
- a CDS encoding ATP-dependent Clp protease proteolytic subunit has translation MALIPMVIEESPRGERSFDIYSRLLRDRIVMVNGEIEPTMANSIVAQLLFLESENPNAEISMYINSPGGDVSAGWAIMDTMQYIKAPVSTIGMGLVASMGSVLLAAGEKGKRFVLPNTQIMIHQPLAGAQGQITDMEIRMNQYQKNKKTLIKQMSEFTGRKEKELFDAMERDNWMCPSEAKEFGLIDGILERK, from the coding sequence ATGGCACTGATACCAATGGTTATAGAAGAATCGCCGCGTGGTGAACGCTCGTTCGATATTTATTCACGTCTGTTGCGCGATCGTATTGTGATGGTAAATGGGGAAATTGAACCAACAATGGCAAACAGTATTGTCGCACAGTTGTTGTTTTTGGAATCGGAAAATCCAAACGCAGAAATTTCTATGTATATTAATTCGCCGGGCGGTGATGTATCGGCGGGCTGGGCAATTATGGACACGATGCAGTATATCAAAGCGCCGGTTTCAACAATCGGTATGGGCTTGGTTGCGTCAATGGGGTCGGTATTATTGGCGGCCGGTGAAAAAGGTAAACGTTTCGTTCTGCCGAATACCCAGATTATGATTCATCAGCCTTTGGCGGGCGCACAGGGTCAGATTACTGATATGGAAATCAGAATGAATCAATATCAGAAAAACAAAAAGACATTAATCAAACAGATGTCTGAATTCACAGGGCGCAAGGAAAAAGAATTGTTTGATGCGATGGAACGCGATAACTGGATGTGCCCGAGTGAGGCTAAGGAATTTGGCCTGATTGACGGTATTTTGGAACGTAAATAA
- the clpX gene encoding ATP-dependent Clp protease ATP-binding subunit ClpX — protein sequence MSDDKTPKTENNQQFCSFCGKAVYEVKKLVSGRNVCICDECINLCNDIMADDNRRAVSQDVKKLPTPSQIYNFLNEYIIGQDTAKRTLAVAVYNHYKRHSMATTSDVEIQKSNVLLIGSTGTGKTLFAQTLARVLDVPFAIADATTLTEAGYVGDDVESVLTRLLQNANFDVERAGRGIIYIDEIDKISRKSENPSLTRDVSGEGVQQALLKLIEGTVANVPAGGAGRKHPGEATVQLDTSKILFICGGAFDGLNKIIGNRTSARRGIGFGAHVESAEERKNKSFLKDVEPEDLVKFGIIPELIGRLPVITTLQELDEDALVKILTEPKNAVVKQFTAMLGMDGVKLNITDDALRAIAKMAVARKTGARGLRSILERVLMQPMFDAPDKEDLAEIVIDADVVDGKKQPVEIMKESKKAA from the coding sequence ATGAGTGATGATAAAACACCAAAAACGGAAAATAACCAGCAGTTTTGCAGTTTCTGTGGCAAGGCGGTTTATGAAGTAAAAAAGTTGGTCAGTGGACGTAACGTCTGTATCTGTGATGAATGTATCAATCTGTGTAATGATATTATGGCGGATGATAATCGTCGCGCAGTCAGCCAGGATGTCAAGAAATTGCCAACGCCATCCCAGATTTATAATTTTTTGAATGAATATATTATTGGTCAGGATACGGCCAAGCGTACGTTGGCGGTGGCGGTGTATAATCACTATAAACGTCATTCGATGGCGACTACGTCAGACGTAGAAATTCAAAAATCAAATGTGTTGTTGATCGGATCAACGGGGACGGGGAAAACACTGTTTGCCCAGACATTGGCGCGTGTGCTGGATGTGCCGTTTGCAATTGCGGACGCGACCACTTTGACCGAAGCGGGCTATGTTGGTGATGATGTGGAAAGTGTTTTGACGCGTCTGTTACAGAATGCGAATTTCGATGTTGAACGTGCAGGTCGTGGTATCATTTATATCGATGAAATAGACAAGATTTCCAGAAAATCAGAAAATCCATCGCTGACACGCGATGTTTCCGGCGAAGGTGTGCAACAGGCATTGCTGAAACTGATTGAAGGCACAGTTGCAAATGTGCCCGCCGGTGGCGCAGGGCGCAAACATCCAGGCGAAGCAACGGTGCAATTAGATACCAGCAAGATTTTATTCATCTGTGGTGGGGCGTTTGATGGCCTGAACAAGATTATTGGTAATCGCACGTCGGCGCGTCGTGGAATTGGTTTTGGGGCACATGTCGAATCTGCCGAAGAACGTAAGAACAAAAGTTTCTTGAAGGATGTTGAACCCGAAGATTTGGTAAAGTTTGGAATTATCCCAGAACTGATTGGGCGTTTGCCAGTTATTACGACATTGCAAGAACTGGACGAAGATGCGTTGGTCAAAATTTTGACCGAACCAAAAAATGCGGTTGTAAAACAGTTTACCGCCATGTTGGGTATGGATGGGGTTAAATTGAATATCACAGACGATGCTCTGCGTGCGATTGCGAAAATGGCGGTTGCGCGTAAAACAGGGGCGCGTGGTTTGCGCAGTATCCTGGAACGGGTATTAATGCAGCCGATGTTTGATGCACCGGACAAAGAAGATTTGGCGGAAATTGTAATTGATGCGGATGTTGTTGATGGAAAAAAGCAACCTGTTGAAATTATGAAGGAATCTAAAAAAGCTGCATAA
- a CDS encoding tyrosine--tRNA ligase, producing MQNELLVELQARGFINQTSNMDGLNDALNAGKITAYLGSDPTADSLHVGHLVPVMMMRWLQKYGHKPITLVGGATGRIGDPSGRDSGRPMMTEEVLAKNVAGLKKSFSKFFKFGDGASDAIMVDNYDWMKNYSHMDFLRDFGTDFTVPRMLSMDSVKRRLDNGMTFLEFNYMTFQAVDFLTLYREHNCILQTCGADQWGNAIMGIELIRKKLGKEAFVLSTSLITDANGNKIGKSAGNAVWVNEDKTSPYEYYQYFRNISDDLVEKFLKIFTEIPLDEIAKLSALQGAELNVAKKRLAFAATEIAHGTDAAVAAEEAANALFGGGANSANIPSIEIEMAGDMGILDFLCATKLFPSKSEARRTVEQGGIQIDGNKIIDPKFVVAVASEFMVQKGKKVFLKVIVK from the coding sequence ATGCAAAACGAATTATTGGTTGAATTACAGGCACGTGGGTTTATTAATCAGACATCTAATATGGATGGGTTGAACGATGCATTAAATGCGGGAAAAATTACGGCATATTTGGGGTCTGACCCGACGGCGGATTCGTTGCATGTGGGGCATTTAGTGCCGGTGATGATGATGCGTTGGTTGCAGAAATATGGGCATAAACCGATTACATTGGTTGGTGGTGCAACGGGGCGAATTGGCGACCCATCGGGACGCGACAGCGGTCGCCCAATGATGACCGAAGAAGTGTTGGCGAAAAATGTTGCAGGATTGAAAAAATCATTTTCTAAGTTTTTTAAGTTTGGTGATGGTGCGTCGGACGCGATTATGGTTGATAACTATGATTGGATGAAAAATTACAGTCATATGGATTTCTTGCGCGATTTTGGAACGGATTTTACTGTGCCGCGTATGCTGTCGATGGATTCGGTAAAGCGTCGTCTGGACAACGGTATGACGTTTCTGGAATTTAACTATATGACGTTTCAGGCGGTGGATTTTCTGACACTGTATCGTGAACATAATTGTATATTACAGACCTGTGGCGCGGACCAATGGGGCAACGCTATTATGGGGATTGAACTGATACGCAAGAAGTTGGGCAAAGAAGCATTTGTTCTGTCAACATCCCTGATTACCGATGCCAATGGAAATAAAATTGGCAAATCGGCGGGAAATGCCGTTTGGGTGAACGAAGATAAAACATCGCCATATGAATACTATCAGTATTTCCGCAATATATCGGATGATTTGGTGGAAAAATTCTTGAAAATATTTACAGAAATTCCATTGGATGAAATTGCAAAATTGTCTGCATTGCAGGGGGCGGAATTAAATGTTGCCAAGAAACGTTTGGCGTTCGCGGCGACTGAAATTGCACATGGGACGGACGCCGCCGTTGCCGCAGAAGAGGCTGCAAATGCGTTATTTGGTGGTGGTGCAAATTCGGCCAATATCCCAAGCATAGAAATTGAAATGGCGGGCGATATGGGGATTTTGGATTTTCTGTGTGCAACCAAATTGTTCCCATCAAAATCCGAGGCACGTCGCACGGTCGAGCAGGGCGGAATCCAAATCGATGGTAATAAAATTATCGACCCGAAATTTGTTGTGGCGGTGGCATCGGAATTCATGGTGCAAAAGGGCAAAAAAGTATTCTTGAAAGTGATTGTGAAATAA